One stretch of Marinobacterium iners DNA includes these proteins:
- a CDS encoding GDP-mannose 4,6-dehydratase → MRVLVTGSQGFTGHYVTRQLLQAGHDVVGTATHLNDTRTVDLFETKAMDLTNPDQVKRVVESVRPDAVIHLAAVSYVGHGAPAEFYTTNVLGTRNLLESLAGADLPLQNVILASSANVYGNSRQGVLTEDTPPAPANDYAVSKLAMEYMALLWADRLPLIITRPFNYTGVGQSTRFLIAKIVDHFCRREVSIKLGNLDISRDFSDVRDVACMYEALLTAGVDMQGCVVNLCSGISWSMQDILSACSDITGHTLSVETDPSLVRQNEVKNLQGSNEAIMRVLDKPMTPFNETLNWMLQKQ, encoded by the coding sequence ATGCGTGTACTTGTAACCGGTAGCCAAGGATTCACCGGGCATTACGTGACCCGCCAACTGCTGCAGGCAGGTCACGATGTGGTCGGTACAGCCACCCACCTGAATGACACTCGCACAGTTGACCTGTTTGAAACCAAAGCCATGGACCTGACCAACCCCGATCAGGTCAAACGAGTCGTTGAAAGCGTCAGGCCAGACGCGGTTATACACCTGGCCGCCGTATCATACGTCGGCCATGGCGCCCCGGCAGAGTTCTATACGACTAATGTACTAGGCACGCGTAATCTGCTGGAATCTTTGGCGGGTGCAGACCTTCCACTGCAAAATGTCATCCTGGCCAGCAGTGCCAATGTGTATGGCAACAGCCGTCAGGGCGTGTTGACAGAAGACACGCCACCGGCCCCGGCCAATGACTACGCCGTCAGCAAACTGGCGATGGAATACATGGCCTTGCTGTGGGCAGACCGTTTGCCACTGATCATCACCCGGCCCTTCAACTATACCGGCGTGGGCCAGAGCACACGCTTTCTTATTGCCAAAATCGTCGATCACTTTTGCCGCCGCGAGGTCAGTATCAAATTGGGTAACCTGGATATATCCCGGGATTTCAGTGACGTACGGGATGTGGCCTGCATGTATGAAGCCCTGTTAACGGCCGGTGTCGATATGCAGGGGTGCGTTGTAAACCTGTGCAGCGGTATCAGCTGGAGTATGCAAGACATCTTATCTGCCTGTTCAGACATAACCGGCCATACACTCAGCGTCGAGACCGACCCGTCACTGGTACGACAAAATGAAGTTAAAAACCTGCAAGGCAGTAACGAGGCAATCATGCGCGTGCTGGACAAACCGATGACACCGTTTAATGAAACACTCAACTGGATGCTACAAAAACAATGA
- the gmd gene encoding GDP-mannose 4,6-dehydratase, translating to MKAIITGITGQDGAYLAQLLLEKGYTVYGTYRRTSSVNFWRIQELGIAEHPELHLVEYDLTDLSSSIRLLQTTEAREVYNLAAQSFVGVSFDQPLTTAEITGLGPVNLLEAIRIVDPTIRFYQASTSEMFGKVQTIPQTEATPFYPRSPYGAAKLYAHWMSINYRESYDIFATSGILFNHESPLRGREFVTRKITDSLAKIHLGQLDRLELGNLDAKRDWGYARDYVDGMWRMLQAETPDTFVLATNRTETVRDFVSLAASALNIDLEWTGTGIDEKGIDKNSGKTLVSINERFYRPAEVDLLIGDPAKAKEVLGWEPSTTLETLCRMMVEADLRRNQHNASF from the coding sequence ATGAAAGCGATTATTACCGGCATCACTGGACAAGACGGGGCCTATCTGGCCCAGTTACTGCTTGAAAAGGGATACACGGTGTATGGCACATACCGCCGGACCAGCTCAGTCAACTTCTGGCGTATACAGGAACTTGGAATAGCCGAACATCCTGAATTGCACCTGGTCGAATACGACCTGACCGATCTGTCATCCAGCATCCGTCTACTGCAAACGACAGAAGCTCGCGAAGTGTACAATCTGGCTGCGCAGAGTTTTGTCGGCGTATCCTTTGACCAGCCGCTGACAACAGCCGAAATTACCGGGCTTGGGCCTGTTAATCTGCTTGAAGCCATCAGGATCGTTGACCCAACCATCCGTTTTTATCAGGCTTCAACATCAGAAATGTTCGGTAAGGTGCAAACCATTCCTCAAACGGAAGCAACCCCCTTTTACCCCCGTAGCCCCTATGGTGCTGCAAAACTGTACGCGCACTGGATGTCAATCAACTACCGTGAATCCTACGACATCTTTGCAACCAGTGGCATTTTGTTTAACCACGAATCCCCCTTGCGCGGGCGCGAGTTTGTAACCCGTAAAATTACCGACAGCCTGGCCAAAATCCATCTGGGCCAGCTGGACCGGCTTGAGCTGGGTAATCTGGACGCCAAGCGCGACTGGGGATATGCCCGCGATTATGTCGACGGTATGTGGCGCATGCTTCAGGCTGAAACGCCCGATACCTTCGTGCTGGCCACCAATCGCACAGAAACGGTGCGTGACTTCGTATCGCTGGCAGCAAGTGCCCTGAATATTGACCTGGAATGGACCGGCACAGGCATTGATGAAAAGGGTATAGACAAAAACAGCGGCAAAACACTGGTCAGCATCAATGAGCGCTTTTACCGGCCAGCCGAAGTCGATCTGTTGATAGGTGATCCAGCCAAAGCAAAAGAGGTGTTGGGTTGGGAACCATCGACTACACTTGAAACACTGTGTCGAATGATGGTTGAGGCCGACCTGCGCCGCAACCAGCACAACGCATCATTCTAG
- a CDS encoding glycosyltransferase, which produces MRIVIDLQGAQGQSRNRGIGRYTLSLVRGLIRANKQHQLLLAINGAFPDSAQELRQEFSRYLPTNDIHTWFAPGPVSFINQQHDACREVSTHLYEAFISSLKPDCLLVTSLFEGLGDDALTSISSRDKPYSVAVVLYDLIPMLHRSPYLDNPVHARWYDEKTVQLRRADRLLAISESSRQEAIEHLAFTDDKVINISSAIDDFFKPVSVAQERESRLRAHYNLNRPFILYTGGIDHRKNIEGLIKAFSLLPVALRDRYQLAVVCSVTEQDRNRLLHEAERAGLPEQAFVMTGYVPEQDLLELYNLCELFVFPSLHEGFGLPCLEAMACGAAVIASDRTSLPEVVGNHNALFDPTNPREISRAIERYLTDDGRLDGLKKYGLQQARKFSWAITAQRALSALEQMEPPKRIKRSDKPRLAFVSPLPPQRSGISDYSAMLLPELAQYYTIDLINDEPEQTVTFAGNDFTMRPVEWLIQHAHEYDRVLYQFGNSAFHSHMFELLDTVPGVVVLHDFYLSGVIAHREYAEQLNHSWATALHLSHGYEALAERVHAKNPADVIWKYPCNLTVLQQALNVIVHAPCSIRMAQQWYGHAAAYPWRTIPLVRIPAETGPEAKRKAREALGIPPDAFVICSFGFIGRSKLNHRLLDAWLNSVLASRANAYLVFVGENEPGEYGATLAKKIDGSSACGRINITGWTDADDYRRYLDAADVGVQLRTLSRGETSAAVLDCMNHGLATIVNANGSMADLDANAVVMLPDVFENEQLTHALERLADDEQYRHHMGKTASAQIHSRHAPQQCADLYREAIEDAYASAHGNVGYLADVLAGTEHVIHASEDERCTIAACIDASIKEPIRPPALLLDITALVQKSDTSQTNLTAHLAERWLHNPPGPYRFEPVYMTESGEIKYAAAFALRLLSCPDDILRDEPVSLRSGDIWLGLELPDAHHERMAPHYQSCSAMGVHVATASTAELPDDATTKVEALEQLLRSDTSDALQILVDVSELALRDAGTGIQRVVRNILQQWEQSPPSGWCVRSVVADTAIEGYKRFDTGMQLRQLGFPTGLLPEKPLVTRPGDIFLGLDLQPAVVERQQSVYRHWREQGVWTAFVVYDLLCLNYPQYFLPGAEESFTAWLDVVAEADQLIAISRTVASQLESRLARQSHCPVISWFHLGADLDPDTKRSAAPATHTQPAAALEFLMVGTLEPRKGHDQVLAAFERLWQNGADVSLVLAGKQGWMVDELAQRITDHPELGRRLFWHQSPSDMQLRRLYQNAHCLIAASFDEGFGLPLIEASREGLHVMARNIPVFKEVAAENATLFDANSPAELASAIEHWLTAYNQGSLPPPGEIPWQTWEQSARQLMDRLRLNGMVASKNRQLH; this is translated from the coding sequence GGGCAGAGCCGAAACAGGGGGATCGGTCGCTATACGCTGTCGCTGGTCCGGGGATTAATACGTGCGAACAAGCAGCATCAGTTGCTCTTGGCAATTAATGGTGCATTCCCCGATAGTGCGCAGGAACTGCGACAAGAGTTCTCCCGTTATTTACCAACTAACGATATCCACACCTGGTTTGCCCCTGGGCCTGTGAGCTTCATCAACCAACAACATGATGCCTGCCGAGAGGTATCCACCCATCTATATGAAGCGTTTATCAGCAGCTTAAAACCCGACTGTCTGCTTGTAACCAGCTTGTTTGAAGGTTTGGGAGATGATGCGCTCACCAGTATCTCAAGCCGTGATAAGCCATATTCCGTTGCGGTTGTTCTGTATGACCTGATACCGATGTTGCATCGCTCCCCCTATCTGGATAACCCAGTGCATGCACGCTGGTATGACGAAAAAACAGTCCAGCTGCGCCGTGCAGATCGGCTGCTGGCCATCTCTGAATCATCACGTCAGGAGGCGATTGAACACCTGGCGTTCACTGATGATAAAGTCATCAACATATCTTCGGCGATTGATGATTTTTTTAAACCGGTAAGCGTTGCACAAGAGCGAGAGAGCCGCTTGCGTGCGCATTATAATTTGAATAGGCCCTTTATCCTCTATACAGGAGGAATTGATCACCGCAAGAACATTGAAGGGCTGATCAAGGCGTTTTCGTTGTTACCGGTCGCTTTGCGTGACCGCTATCAGTTGGCTGTTGTGTGCTCGGTAACAGAGCAGGATCGGAACCGGCTGTTACATGAAGCAGAGCGTGCAGGCTTGCCCGAGCAGGCTTTTGTCATGACAGGGTACGTGCCTGAACAAGATCTGCTTGAATTATACAACCTGTGTGAGCTGTTTGTGTTTCCTTCTCTGCACGAAGGTTTTGGCCTGCCTTGCCTTGAAGCCATGGCATGTGGTGCGGCAGTCATTGCTTCAGACAGAACCAGCCTTCCAGAAGTGGTTGGGAATCACAATGCCTTGTTCGACCCGACCAATCCACGTGAAATCAGCCGCGCAATTGAACGCTACCTGACCGATGATGGCCGGCTTGATGGGCTGAAAAAGTACGGCTTACAGCAGGCGCGCAAGTTTTCATGGGCGATAACCGCCCAGCGGGCATTGTCAGCACTGGAGCAAATGGAACCACCAAAGCGTATCAAGCGGTCTGACAAGCCAAGGTTGGCATTTGTATCACCCCTGCCGCCTCAGCGCAGTGGTATCAGTGACTATTCAGCCATGTTACTGCCCGAGCTGGCGCAATACTACACGATTGACCTTATTAACGACGAGCCTGAACAGACCGTCACGTTTGCAGGCAACGATTTTACAATGCGTCCGGTGGAATGGTTGATTCAGCATGCACATGAATATGACCGTGTTCTGTATCAGTTTGGAAACTCAGCATTTCATAGTCATATGTTTGAGTTGCTGGATACAGTGCCGGGTGTTGTTGTGTTACATGACTTTTACCTCTCGGGGGTCATCGCCCATCGCGAGTATGCCGAACAGCTCAATCACTCATGGGCAACAGCCCTCCACCTCAGTCATGGTTATGAGGCGTTGGCCGAGCGCGTTCATGCGAAAAATCCGGCAGATGTTATCTGGAAATACCCCTGCAACCTTACAGTTTTACAGCAGGCATTAAATGTCATCGTACATGCCCCGTGTTCAATCAGAATGGCACAGCAGTGGTACGGCCATGCCGCAGCGTACCCGTGGCGAACAATACCACTGGTACGAATACCGGCCGAAACAGGCCCTGAAGCCAAACGCAAAGCCCGCGAGGCGCTGGGTATTCCGCCAGATGCGTTCGTGATATGCAGCTTTGGCTTTATAGGGCGCAGCAAACTCAATCACCGGCTGCTTGATGCCTGGCTGAACAGCGTTCTTGCCAGCCGTGCAAATGCCTATCTTGTTTTTGTCGGGGAAAACGAGCCAGGCGAGTATGGCGCAACCTTGGCGAAAAAAATTGACGGCAGCTCAGCCTGCGGTCGTATCAACATCACCGGCTGGACCGACGCCGATGACTATCGGCGTTATCTGGATGCAGCCGATGTAGGTGTGCAGCTGAGAACGCTGTCCAGAGGCGAAACCTCAGCAGCGGTACTGGACTGTATGAACCATGGCCTGGCAACCATAGTCAATGCCAACGGCAGTATGGCTGATTTGGATGCCAATGCTGTTGTCATGTTGCCAGACGTGTTTGAAAATGAGCAGCTCACGCACGCGCTTGAGCGCCTGGCCGATGATGAGCAATACAGGCATCACATGGGCAAAACCGCATCAGCGCAGATACACAGCAGGCACGCACCACAACAGTGCGCCGATCTCTACCGTGAAGCGATTGAAGACGCCTACGCCAGCGCCCACGGTAACGTGGGGTACCTGGCCGATGTGCTTGCGGGTACTGAGCATGTGATACATGCCAGTGAAGATGAGCGCTGTACCATAGCGGCCTGTATCGATGCCTCGATAAAAGAGCCTATACGGCCACCGGCATTGCTCCTGGACATTACTGCACTGGTTCAGAAATCAGACACTTCGCAAACGAACTTGACGGCACACCTGGCTGAGCGCTGGCTGCATAACCCGCCCGGACCTTACCGTTTTGAGCCGGTATACATGACGGAGTCGGGCGAAATTAAATATGCGGCAGCCTTTGCGCTGCGTCTATTGAGTTGCCCTGACGACATACTCCGTGACGAGCCTGTAAGCCTGCGCAGTGGCGATATTTGGTTGGGGCTTGAGTTGCCGGATGCACACCATGAGCGCATGGCACCGCACTACCAGTCATGTTCAGCAATGGGGGTGCATGTTGCGACCGCATCGACGGCTGAACTGCCCGATGATGCAACCACAAAGGTAGAAGCGCTTGAACAGCTACTGCGTAGTGATACATCGGATGCGCTTCAAATATTGGTTGATGTATCAGAGCTTGCGCTCAGAGATGCTGGCACCGGCATACAGCGAGTGGTGCGCAATATTCTGCAACAATGGGAACAGTCGCCGCCCTCTGGTTGGTGTGTCCGATCCGTAGTGGCAGACACCGCAATAGAAGGCTACAAACGATTTGATACCGGAATGCAGCTGCGTCAGTTGGGGTTTCCAACCGGCCTGTTGCCTGAAAAGCCTCTCGTGACACGTCCCGGGGATATTTTTCTGGGCCTCGACCTGCAGCCCGCTGTTGTTGAGCGGCAGCAGTCAGTCTATCGCCACTGGCGTGAACAGGGTGTCTGGACGGCATTTGTAGTCTACGACCTGCTGTGCCTGAATTATCCACAGTACTTTTTGCCGGGGGCGGAAGAGAGCTTCACCGCCTGGCTGGATGTGGTGGCTGAAGCCGATCAACTGATCGCTATTTCCCGCACGGTCGCCAGCCAGCTCGAAAGCCGCCTCGCACGCCAGTCACATTGCCCGGTCATCAGTTGGTTCCACCTGGGCGCAGACCTTGACCCCGATACAAAGCGGTCCGCAGCACCTGCCACCCACACCCAGCCCGCTGCCGCCCTGGAATTTTTAATGGTTGGCACACTTGAGCCCCGCAAGGGGCACGACCAGGTACTGGCTGCGTTTGAGCGGCTCTGGCAGAATGGCGCCGACGTAAGCCTGGTCCTGGCGGGTAAACAAGGCTGGATGGTGGACGAGCTGGCACAGCGCATAACCGACCACCCCGAGTTGGGTCGCAGGCTTTTTTGGCATCAATCGCCAAGCGACATGCAACTGCGTCGGCTGTACCAGAATGCGCACTGTTTGATCGCCGCGTCTTTTGATGAAGGCTTCGGCTTGCCCCTTATTGAGGCATCACGTGAAGGGTTGCACGTTATGGCGCGCAATATCCCTGTATTCAAGGAAGTCGCCGCCGAAAACGCCACCTTGTTTGATGCCAACAGCCCGGCTGAACTGGCCTCTGCCATCGAACACTGGCTGACAGCATATAATCAGGGCAGCTTGCCCCCGCCGGGTGAAATACCGTGGCAAACCTGGGAACAAAGTGCGCGTCAGCTTATGGACCGCTTGCGTTTGAATGGCATGGTTGCCTCAAAAAACCGTCAATTGCATTAA